The following are encoded together in the Sinorhizobium terangae genome:
- a CDS encoding caspase family protein produces the protein MTSSSKISLEELNRKLADPSLSEQELQKYFTVDDEKSGPFNPVLEINRELVTVPATPEGRARSAALLNSANFISRLRRQAAFHNRIGSGDYKGPVIVSEGDSWFQYPFRLMDVIDQLMKHYAIFSLDAAGDTLSNMLRQAEYMDAIENTGASIFLFSGGGNDVVAGGNLAAHLFDFDPALPPEGHLRPSFETMLDDAIGMYGKLVRQVAKAFPKVQILCHGYDYTIPAKGNWLGKPMESRGIKDPDFQRAIARVMIDRFNERLSLLQSSSARLNYINCRNTVNTTEWFDELHPTDNGYAKVAQKFAALIEQFAAKARDVEHKASKARAARSKAPSAATAAVETPARLAAAGSRATDGPSGMSLHIGLNMVSAAHYAGWEGPLRACEFDASDMQEIANSLGYETTSLLTKEATRQNVIREIKKAARDLKQGDIFLISYSGHGGQLPDFNNDEDDSTDETWCLYDGQLVDDELYGLWSEFRAGVRVLVVSDSCHSGTVVRAGVPNGHALANGHAVAAGIPRAMPIDVATRTFRQNRDFYARLGASMALGEGRNLTREITSPISCSVRLISGCQDNQVSLDGIGNGAFTAALISTWNHGRFNRDYAAFHRAIMMKLPPDQTPNHWQVGPRNPIYDAQTPFAI, from the coding sequence ATGACGTCAAGCAGCAAAATATCTCTGGAAGAACTGAACAGGAAGCTTGCTGATCCGAGTCTGAGCGAGCAGGAGCTTCAGAAATACTTTACGGTCGACGACGAGAAGTCGGGTCCCTTCAATCCGGTGCTCGAAATCAATCGCGAGCTCGTCACGGTGCCCGCAACACCCGAAGGCCGGGCCCGCAGTGCCGCCCTTCTCAACAGCGCCAATTTCATCTCGCGCCTGCGCCGCCAGGCCGCCTTCCACAATCGCATCGGCAGCGGAGACTACAAGGGGCCGGTCATCGTCTCCGAGGGCGACAGCTGGTTTCAGTATCCGTTCCGGCTGATGGACGTCATCGACCAGTTGATGAAGCACTACGCGATCTTCAGCCTGGACGCCGCTGGCGACACCCTGTCGAACATGCTGAGGCAAGCAGAATACATGGATGCGATCGAGAACACGGGAGCATCCATCTTCCTGTTCAGCGGCGGCGGCAATGATGTCGTGGCGGGCGGCAACCTCGCCGCTCATCTCTTCGATTTCGATCCGGCCTTGCCGCCCGAGGGACATCTCAGGCCCTCGTTTGAGACGATGCTCGACGATGCAATCGGCATGTATGGCAAGCTCGTTCGCCAGGTCGCCAAGGCTTTCCCGAAAGTGCAGATCCTTTGCCATGGTTACGACTACACGATCCCGGCAAAGGGAAATTGGCTTGGCAAGCCGATGGAATCGCGAGGGATCAAGGACCCGGATTTCCAGCGGGCGATTGCCCGCGTCATGATCGATCGCTTCAATGAACGCCTGTCGTTACTGCAAAGCTCCTCGGCGCGGCTCAACTACATCAACTGCCGCAACACGGTCAACACCACGGAGTGGTTCGACGAATTACATCCGACGGACAACGGCTATGCCAAGGTGGCGCAGAAATTCGCGGCCCTGATCGAACAATTTGCCGCGAAGGCGCGCGACGTCGAGCATAAGGCGAGCAAGGCGCGCGCCGCGAGATCGAAGGCACCGTCGGCCGCGACAGCGGCTGTCGAGACACCTGCCCGCCTGGCGGCCGCCGGTTCGCGGGCTACGGACGGTCCGTCAGGAATGTCGCTCCACATTGGCCTGAACATGGTCAGCGCCGCTCACTACGCGGGCTGGGAAGGACCGCTGCGCGCCTGTGAATTCGACGCGAGTGACATGCAGGAGATCGCGAATAGTCTCGGATACGAGACCACGTCACTCCTCACCAAGGAGGCGACGCGGCAGAACGTGATCCGCGAGATCAAGAAGGCCGCAAGGGACCTCAAGCAAGGCGATATCTTCCTGATCAGCTATTCGGGCCACGGCGGTCAGCTCCCGGATTTCAACAACGATGAAGACGATTCCACCGACGAAACCTGGTGCCTCTATGACGGCCAGCTTGTCGATGACGAGCTCTATGGCCTGTGGTCCGAATTCAGGGCGGGCGTGCGGGTACTGGTCGTGTCGGACAGTTGTCACAGCGGTACCGTTGTGCGTGCAGGCGTCCCCAACGGACATGCATTGGCGAACGGCCACGCGGTTGCCGCGGGAATACCGCGCGCAATGCCCATTGACGTCGCCACGCGGACTTTCCGCCAGAACCGCGACTTCTATGCCCGGTTGGGCGCATCCATGGCACTGGGCGAAGGACGCAATCTGACCCGCGAGATCACCTCGCCAATCTCGTGCAGCGTTCGGCTGATTTCCGGATGCCAGGACAATCAGGTCTCGCTCGACGGGATCGGCAACGGTGCCTTTACCGCCGCGTTGATCTCCACCTGGAACCATGGTCGCTTCAACCGCGACTATGCCGCCTTCCACCGGGCGATCATGATGAAATTGCC